One window of the Capnocytophaga haemolytica genome contains the following:
- the murA gene encoding UDP-N-acetylglucosamine 1-carboxyvinyltransferase — protein sequence MGVFKIEGGHRLHGAITPQGAKNEALQVLCAVLLTDEKVTIHNIPDILDVNKLITLLENLGVKIQKLGKGSYSFQADEVNVNYLKSEAFYAEGQSLRGSIMIIGPLLARFGVGYMPKPGGDKIGRRRLDTHFEGLVKLGADFKYDAERFTYTVRAKRLKGATMLLEEASITGTANIVMAAVLAEGQTVIYNAACEPYIQQLCRMLNAMGADIQGVGSNLLTINGVERLSGCTHTLLPDMIEIGSWIGLAAMTQSELTIKNVGWEHLGLIPNIFYKLGITFEKRGEDIYIPAHTDGYEIQSFIDGSILTVADAPWPGFTPDLLSIVLVVATQAHGEVLIHQKMFESRLFFIDKLIDMGAKIILCDPHRATVIGNDFKSPLRATLMTSPDIRAGVALLIAALSAKGTSTIYNIEQIDRGYEAIDTRLNALGAKIVRLQ from the coding sequence ATGGGCGTATTTAAGATAGAAGGCGGGCATAGGCTACACGGAGCTATCACCCCCCAAGGGGCGAAGAACGAGGCACTGCAAGTGCTGTGCGCTGTGCTGCTCACCGATGAGAAGGTAACCATACACAATATCCCCGATATATTGGATGTGAACAAGCTCATCACACTGCTTGAGAATTTAGGGGTGAAGATACAGAAGCTCGGCAAGGGTTCGTATAGTTTTCAGGCGGATGAGGTGAATGTCAATTACTTGAAGTCTGAGGCGTTTTATGCTGAAGGGCAGTCGCTGCGTGGCTCAATAATGATCATAGGTCCGCTGTTGGCGCGCTTCGGTGTGGGATATATGCCCAAACCCGGTGGAGATAAGATCGGTCGTCGCCGTTTAGATACACACTTTGAAGGACTTGTGAAGCTCGGTGCCGACTTTAAGTATGATGCTGAGCGGTTTACATACACTGTCAGAGCAAAGAGGCTCAAGGGGGCTACGATGCTTTTAGAGGAGGCGTCCATCACGGGTACGGCTAACATTGTGATGGCTGCCGTACTGGCTGAAGGGCAAACAGTGATTTATAACGCTGCTTGCGAGCCTTACATTCAGCAGCTCTGTAGAATGCTCAATGCGATGGGTGCTGACATACAAGGTGTAGGCTCAAACTTACTCACTATCAATGGGGTGGAGAGGCTCAGTGGCTGCACTCACACACTGCTGCCCGATATGATTGAAATCGGTAGCTGGATAGGCTTAGCAGCGATGACACAGTCGGAGCTTACCATCAAGAATGTAGGTTGGGAGCATTTGGGGTTGATACCGAATATTTTCTACAAGCTCGGTATCACCTTTGAGAAGCGAGGTGAGGATATTTACATCCCAGCACACACTGATGGCTATGAGATACAGAGTTTTATCGATGGCTCTATCCTAACGGTTGCCGATGCGCCTTGGCCTGGTTTTACCCCCGATTTGCTCAGCATCGTGCTGGTGGTGGCAACCCAAGCCCACGGTGAGGTGCTTATCCATCAGAAGATGTTCGAAAGTAGGCTTTTCTTCATTGATAAGCTGATTGATATGGGGGCAAAAATCATTTTGTGCGACCCTCATAGGGCAACGGTTATTGGCAACGACTTTAAATCGCCATTGCGTGCTACTTTGATGACCTCACCTGATATACGGGCTGGGGTGGCACTACTCATTGCAGCCCTTTCGGCAAAAGGTACGTCAACCATTTACAACATTGAGCAGATCGACCGAGGATACGAAGCTATTGATACGCGCCTAAATGCCCTTGGTGCTAAAATTGTAAGGCTTCAATAA
- a CDS encoding DUF4290 domain-containing protein, protein MSINYSLEYNTERPRLIIPEYGRHIQKMIEKAVLLKDRDERNRTAHSIVAVMGNLFPHLRDVPDFQHKLWDQLFIMSDFKLDVDSPFEKPTPMTLRKQPERLPYPQAHPKYRFYGNVILQMIKTCVTWEKGELREALEYAIANHMKKNILTWNKDTVDDEVVFEHLYELSDGQIDLRKSKDNLITHKDVLRMKMPPAKRTAKTQTQQKKVYSTNNKKKNNGRI, encoded by the coding sequence ATGAGTATAAATTACAGTTTAGAGTACAACACTGAGCGTCCGCGGTTGATTATCCCCGAATACGGCAGGCACATTCAGAAGATGATAGAGAAGGCGGTGCTGCTCAAGGATAGAGATGAGCGCAATAGGACGGCGCATAGCATCGTGGCGGTAATGGGGAATCTTTTTCCGCACTTGAGGGATGTGCCTGATTTTCAGCATAAGCTGTGGGATCAGCTCTTTATAATGTCGGACTTCAAGCTCGATGTGGATTCGCCTTTTGAAAAGCCTACGCCAATGACGTTGCGCAAGCAGCCTGAGCGTTTGCCTTATCCGCAGGCGCACCCTAAGTATCGCTTTTATGGCAATGTGATATTGCAGATGATCAAAACCTGCGTTACGTGGGAAAAGGGCGAACTGCGCGAGGCTTTGGAGTATGCCATTGCAAACCATATGAAGAAGAATATCCTCACGTGGAATAAGGATACGGTGGACGATGAGGTGGTTTTTGAGCACCTCTACGAGCTGAGCGATGGGCAGATAGACTTGCGCAAGAGCAAGGATAACCTCATTACGCACAAAGATGTACTGCGTATGAAGATGCCACCTGCCAAACGCACTGCGAAGACACAAACACAACAGAAGAAGGTGTATTCAACCAATAATAAAAAGAAAAACAATGGGCGTATTTAA
- a CDS encoding DUF493 family protein codes for MKTEQELADFFERLKGQLLETTTFPTSYLYKFTLPNDAAKVAQLKEVFKGTDAEISTRTSSGGKYVGVSVKVSLTDADQVIHYYKEAGKVEGILSL; via the coding sequence ATGAAAACAGAACAAGAATTGGCTGACTTCTTTGAGCGATTGAAGGGGCAGCTGTTGGAAACGACCACTTTTCCGACTTCGTATTTGTATAAGTTTACCCTGCCTAATGATGCGGCAAAGGTTGCTCAGTTGAAGGAGGTTTTTAAGGGTACGGATGCTGAGATCAGCACACGCACTTCGTCAGGAGGTAAGTACGTGGGCGTATCGGTGAAGGTAAGCCTTACAGATGCTGATCAAGTGATTCACTATTATAAAGAGGCAGGAAAGGTAGAAGGTATATTATCGTTATGA
- a CDS encoding biotin--[acetyl-CoA-carboxylase] ligase — MQIITLGTTPSTNAYLKALAAETPSLPNFLTVWTPCQTAGVGQYGATWSSEPHKNLTFSLLYRPLRLSLANAFLLNMLVPITIMHVLETLSIPQLNIKWPNDLIASNCKIGGILIENTVQNQHIERSVIGIGLNVNQTDFPDLPHAASLKKLTGTDYPLEGLLKKLVAALAESLPTVSTTTFAELYPLYKKYLFCLGKTSTFRSAQGIEFQGVIQGVQPDGKLVVAHAQGTVQIYTLKELQLCY; from the coding sequence ATGCAAATCATCACCTTGGGCACTACCCCCTCCACCAATGCTTACCTCAAAGCCCTCGCCGCCGAAACGCCCTCACTGCCTAACTTCCTCACCGTCTGGACGCCCTGCCAAACCGCAGGCGTAGGGCAATATGGTGCCACTTGGTCAAGTGAACCACACAAAAACCTCACCTTTAGCCTCCTTTACCGCCCCTTGCGGCTCTCCCTTGCCAATGCATTTCTGCTCAATATGCTCGTGCCTATCACAATTATGCACGTGCTCGAAACCCTTTCTATACCTCAGTTGAACATCAAATGGCCTAACGACCTCATCGCTTCCAATTGCAAGATAGGCGGCATCCTCATCGAGAACACTGTTCAAAATCAACATATTGAGCGCAGTGTTATCGGCATAGGGCTCAATGTCAATCAAACCGACTTCCCAGACTTGCCCCACGCCGCGTCTTTAAAGAAGCTGACAGGCACAGACTACCCTTTGGAAGGCTTGCTGAAAAAGCTCGTTGCCGCACTTGCCGAGAGCCTGCCAACAGTATCCACTACCACCTTTGCAGAGCTTTATCCTCTCTACAAAAAGTATCTCTTCTGTCTGGGCAAAACCTCCACCTTTCGCAGTGCACAAGGCATAGAATTTCAGGGCGTAATACAAGGCGTACAACCCGACGGCAAACTTGTTGTAGCACACGCACAAGGCACCGTCCAAATCTATACGCTCAAAGAACTGCAACTATGCTATTAA
- a CDS encoding septum formation inhibitor: protein MNKLLEYLSVLKGYKLYIAISVFFVIWMSFFDANSLLTHYELSKESEKLEKQKHFLQTEIQKDRKELQTLYTEEGREKLGREIYYLKRENEEVFIIEYDTIH, encoded by the coding sequence ATGAATAAGCTCTTAGAATATCTCTCGGTACTGAAAGGCTATAAGCTATATATAGCGATATCCGTATTTTTTGTAATATGGATGTCTTTCTTTGATGCAAATTCACTACTTACACACTACGAATTGAGTAAGGAGAGTGAGAAGTTGGAAAAGCAGAAACACTTTCTGCAAACTGAGATACAAAAAGACCGCAAGGAGCTGCAAACGCTTTATACAGAAGAGGGTAGGGAGAAGTTAGGTCGTGAGATTTACTACCTAAAGCGCGAGAATGAAGAAGTCTTCATCATTGAATACGACACAATACATTAG